Proteins found in one Roseovarius pelagicus genomic segment:
- a CDS encoding 4-hydroxyproline epimerase, giving the protein MHVVDSHTGGEPTRVILDSGPDLGTGPLSERAQLLATEYEPFYRSVMLEPRGQVAMVGALLVEPVDPECVTGVIYFDSEAVLGMCGHGTIGLAVTLAHLGRIGIGRHKIETPVGVVEVLLSDPNTVTITNIESRRTSRAVQVTVDGLGTFTGDVAYGGNWFYIIDPSPIAVTVQNIRALTDAGIAIREASIAQGVGGDAGQPIDHVIFQGASPDESIHSRNFVLCPDDTYDRSPCGTGSSARLACLAADGRLQPGQEIVQESVIGSPYRLSYQTGSGGGVIPSITGQAYIMAESTLIFRENDPYRQGISLSSDI; this is encoded by the coding sequence ATGCATGTAGTCGACAGCCACACAGGCGGGGAGCCAACCCGCGTGATCCTTGACAGCGGTCCCGACCTCGGGACGGGACCACTGTCCGAGCGCGCGCAGTTACTGGCAACCGAATACGAACCCTTCTATCGTTCGGTCATGCTGGAACCACGCGGTCAGGTCGCGATGGTCGGCGCGCTTCTGGTCGAGCCTGTTGACCCTGAGTGCGTCACTGGCGTGATCTACTTTGATTCCGAGGCTGTGCTGGGAATGTGCGGGCATGGCACCATTGGTTTAGCCGTGACTCTTGCCCATCTGGGACGGATCGGGATCGGACGACACAAGATTGAAACGCCCGTAGGCGTTGTCGAGGTACTTTTGTCCGACCCCAACACCGTAACGATCACCAACATCGAAAGCCGCCGCACCAGCCGCGCCGTCCAGGTCACGGTTGATGGTCTGGGCACGTTCACAGGCGACGTGGCATATGGGGGCAACTGGTTTTACATCATCGATCCCAGTCCGATTGCCGTTACCGTTCAGAACATTCGCGCGCTGACCGACGCGGGTATCGCCATTCGCGAGGCGTCGATTGCGCAGGGTGTCGGCGGCGATGCGGGCCAGCCAATTGATCACGTGATCTTTCAGGGCGCGTCACCGGATGAATCCATTCATAGCCGTAATTTCGTGCTTTGCCCGGATGACACCTATGACAGATCCCCTTGCGGCACGGGCAGTTCTGCGCGGTTGGCCTGTCTCGCGGCGGATGGGCGTCTGCAACCGGGACAAGAGATTGTTCAGGAAAGCGTGATCGGCAGCCCCTACCGCTTGTCCTATCAAACCGGATCAGGCGGTGGGGTTATCCCAAGCATCACTGGCCAAGCATATATCATGGCCGAAAGCACGTTGATTTTCCGTGAAAACGACCCCTACAGACAGGGCATTTCGCTGTCATCTGATATCTAG